Proteins from a genomic interval of Tissierellales bacterium:
- a CDS encoding ATP-binding cassette domain-containing protein — translation MSILTVENLSHGFGDRAIFEDVSFRLLKGEHIGLIGANGEGKSTFMNIITRKLQPDEGKILWAKNVRVGYLDQHTALKPEHTIKDVLKSAFQYLLDLEVEMNNICDKMGDASPEELEVMLDDLGTIQDTLTNNDFYIIDSKVDEIARGLGLSDVGLDKSVSDLSGGQRTKVLLAKLLLEKPDILLLDEPTNYLDEQHIEWLKRYLQEYDNAFILISHDIPFLNSVINLIYHMENR, via the coding sequence ATGAGTATTTTAACAGTAGAAAATCTAAGCCATGGTTTCGGAGACAGAGCTATATTCGAAGATGTCTCTTTTCGCTTATTAAAGGGAGAACATATCGGCTTAATAGGTGCAAATGGCGAAGGTAAATCAACATTTATGAATATAATAACGCGCAAACTACAACCTGATGAAGGGAAAATTCTTTGGGCAAAAAATGTACGTGTAGGATATTTAGATCAGCACACAGCTCTGAAACCAGAGCATACAATCAAAGATGTGCTAAAATCTGCATTTCAGTATTTATTAGATCTAGAAGTTGAAATGAATAATATCTGCGATAAAATGGGAGATGCTTCTCCTGAAGAACTTGAAGTTATGTTAGATGATTTGGGTACAATACAAGATACATTGACTAATAACGATTTTTATATCATTGATTCTAAAGTTGATGAAATTGCAAGAGGCTTAGGTCTTTCTGATGTTGGCTTAGACAAGTCAGTATCTGATTTAAGTGGTGGACAACGAACTAAAGTTTTATTAGCAAAGCTTCTTCTTGAAAAACCTGATATTCTTCTTTTAGATGAGCCTACTAACTATTTAGATGAACAACATATAGAGTGGCTAAAACGCTATTTACAGGAATACGACAACGCATTTATATTAATTTCTCACGATATTCCATTTTTAAACAGCGTAATAAACTTGATATATCACATGGAAAACAGG
- a CDS encoding polysaccharide biosynthesis protein — MIKENKFLRGSIFLAISAIVAKCVGFLFKIPLTNMVGAEAIGIFNYGHTLYMTMLAIALTGIPYALSKIVAEKIANHREREAHRLFKLTFVIMFFGGLMLSLLLLIITDFFVGWFWPEETYIVLVGLVFSPFFVALSAAFKGYFLGLEKSQTPAIAQLVDGIIRLIVGLGLTYVLLNSLKKEAILGAAIGVTIGSLLSLVVYLIDYLKIRRKLYREVALRDNYVWEKTNIELIKELVVIAMPIAIGAFATTLMTLIDSLMIPNILIGENLHVNFVNELYGNYTSIWMLVNLPMALLISLSSNWLPKVSELKAKEELLKLKKYFDLGVKWTFYIVLPCTCGFFVLANEILKLVFPVINGAENLLKILSVMLLFGGINQLFVTTLQGLNLAKITVYNLIIASVMKIILNILFVTNLNFSIEGIAISSVVSYGFLAILNGRKALRFVGANSLIKETVKPLIASGVMSIFLIMIKDKVDLVANGKINTICIIFFSAIIYLTIILVLEKKSIIRKK; from the coding sequence GTGATTAAAGAAAATAAGTTTTTGAGAGGAAGTATTTTTTTAGCGATATCTGCTATAGTTGCTAAATGCGTTGGTTTCCTATTTAAGATACCACTTACGAATATGGTGGGAGCCGAAGCTATAGGGATATTTAACTATGGACATACATTGTATATGACTATGCTTGCAATTGCATTGACTGGTATACCATATGCTTTGTCAAAAATAGTTGCAGAAAAAATCGCAAATCATAGAGAAAGAGAAGCGCATAGATTATTTAAATTAACTTTTGTGATAATGTTTTTTGGTGGCTTGATGCTATCACTATTATTGTTGATCATCACAGATTTTTTTGTAGGGTGGTTTTGGCCAGAAGAGACATATATTGTATTGGTAGGACTTGTATTTTCGCCATTTTTTGTTGCATTATCAGCTGCCTTCAAAGGCTACTTTTTAGGTCTTGAGAAGTCACAGACTCCAGCTATTGCACAATTAGTTGATGGAATTATACGGTTAATAGTTGGATTAGGTCTGACATATGTACTATTAAATAGTTTAAAGAAAGAGGCTATATTAGGAGCTGCGATAGGAGTTACAATTGGTAGTCTCTTGTCGCTAGTAGTGTATCTTATAGATTATTTAAAAATAAGAAGAAAACTGTATCGAGAAGTGGCGCTGAGAGATAATTATGTTTGGGAAAAAACGAATATAGAATTGATAAAAGAGCTAGTAGTGATAGCTATGCCTATAGCGATAGGGGCGTTTGCTACTACTCTGATGACTTTAATAGACAGTTTGATGATACCAAATATTTTAATTGGAGAAAATTTACATGTGAATTTCGTAAATGAATTGTATGGAAATTATACATCTATTTGGATGTTAGTAAATTTACCTATGGCTCTTTTAATATCACTTAGCAGTAATTGGTTACCAAAAGTTTCAGAGCTTAAAGCTAAAGAAGAATTACTAAAACTAAAGAAATATTTTGATTTAGGAGTTAAGTGGACATTTTATATAGTATTACCTTGCACATGTGGTTTTTTTGTATTAGCTAACGAAATATTAAAACTTGTATTTCCGGTGATAAATGGAGCAGAAAACTTATTGAAAATACTTTCAGTGATGCTTTTATTTGGTGGGATAAACCAGTTATTTGTAACAACATTACAAGGTTTGAATTTAGCTAAAATTACAGTGTATAATTTGATTATTGCTTCTGTCATGAAGATTATACTAAATATATTATTTGTTACAAATTTGAATTTTTCTATAGAGGGCATAGCAATATCGAGCGTCGTCAGTTATGGATTTTTAGCTATTTTAAATGGTCGAAAAGCGCTTAGATTTGTAGGTGCAAATTCTTTAATAAAAGAAACTGTGAAACCGTTAATTGCTAGTGGTGTTATGTCAATATTTTTAATTATGATAAAAGACAAAGTTGATTTGGTAGCAAATGGGAAAATTAATACTATATGCATAATATTTTTTAGTGCAATCATTTATTTAACTATAATTTTAGTTTTAGAGAAAAAATCTATTATTAGAAAAAAATAG
- a CDS encoding acetate uptake transporter has protein sequence MENQERKILVADPSALGLFGLAMVTLVASSQKLGWTEGVSFIIPWAIFLGAFAQLFACISDSKKGNVFGTTAFGAYAFFWMAVAMSWMIKLGVFGQAMAENASGTQLGFAFLGYLIFTLYMTYAATATNKVLFFIFVLIDFLFLGLSMNGIWHIEIGHEIAAYSEFAISMLAFYGSAANVFKATFGKEVLPLGKAFNK, from the coding sequence GTGGAAAATCAAGAGAGAAAAATTTTAGTTGCTGATCCATCAGCTTTAGGGCTTTTTGGTTTAGCAATGGTAACATTAGTAGCATCGAGTCAAAAATTAGGTTGGACGGAAGGTGTTTCATTTATTATTCCTTGGGCTATATTTTTAGGAGCGTTTGCGCAATTATTTGCATGTATTTCTGATTCAAAAAAAGGAAATGTCTTTGGAACAACAGCATTTGGAGCTTATGCATTTTTCTGGATGGCAGTAGCAATGTCTTGGATGATTAAGCTAGGTGTATTTGGTCAAGCAATGGCTGAAAATGCGAGTGGAACACAATTAGGTTTTGCATTTTTAGGATATTTGATATTTACTTTGTATATGACTTATGCTGCGACAGCAACAAATAAGGTGTTATTTTTTATATTTGTGTTGATAGATTTCTTATTCTTAGGACTATCTATGAACGGTATCTGGCATATAGAAATTGGTCATGAAATTGCAGCTTATTCAGAATTTGCAATATCAATGTTAGCTTTTTATGGTTCAGCAGCAAATGTTTTCAAAGCAACATTTGGAAAAGAAGTATTACCACTTGGAAAAGCTTTTAACAAATAA
- a CDS encoding NAD(P)H-dependent oxidoreductase has translation MKKSDILNAFNSRHACKVFDSDKKISEEDFKFILETGRLSPSSFGFEPWKFLVVQSEELRTKMKEFAWGAQNQLPTASHFIVLLSRKSSSLKYDSSYISDFMKNIQKLPDDIVKMKGDFYKKFQTDDFKLLESKDALEQWGHRQTYIALGNMMTSAALIGIDSCPIEGFDLEKTESLLASENILDRNEFGVSCMLALGYRAENPSREKTRQNIDEISIWK, from the coding sequence ATGAAAAAATCTGATATTTTAAATGCTTTTAATTCTAGACATGCTTGCAAAGTTTTTGACTCTGACAAAAAAATCTCTGAAGAAGATTTTAAATTCATATTAGAAACAGGAAGACTATCACCAAGTTCTTTTGGTTTTGAACCTTGGAAATTTTTAGTGGTTCAAAGTGAAGAACTTAGAACTAAAATGAAAGAGTTTGCATGGGGAGCTCAAAATCAATTACCCACGGCTAGTCACTTCATAGTTTTATTGAGCAGAAAATCCTCAAGTTTAAAATATGACTCATCATATATTTCTGATTTCATGAAAAATATTCAAAAGCTTCCAGATGATATAGTTAAAATGAAAGGTGATTTTTATAAGAAATTTCAAACCGATGATTTTAAATTACTTGAGTCTAAAGATGCATTAGAGCAATGGGGTCATAGACAAACTTATATAGCTCTTGGAAATATGATGACGTCTGCCGCTTTGATTGGAATTGATTCATGCCCTATAGAAGGTTTTGATTTAGAAAAAACTGAATCTCTTCTTGCTTCTGAAAACATTTTAGATCGAAACGAATTTGGAGTAAGTTGTATGCTAGCACTAGGTTATAGGGCTGAGAATCCTTCAAGGGAAAAAACTAGACAAAATATAGATGAAATAAGTATTTGGAAATAA
- a CDS encoding helix-turn-helix transcriptional regulator — MNKYKPCAVEVALNVIGGKWKGVVLYHLSHSTLRFSELKRKMPGITQRMLTKQLRELESDGIVNRTVYPEVPPRVEYNLTEIGVSLEPIINELLNWGKFYEKILEENAIDEENLL, encoded by the coding sequence ATGAATAAATATAAGCCTTGTGCAGTTGAAGTAGCTTTGAATGTAATTGGTGGAAAGTGGAAAGGTGTTGTATTGTATCACTTATCACATTCAACTCTCAGATTCAGTGAATTAAAGCGCAAAATGCCAGGAATAACCCAAAGAATGCTTACTAAACAGCTTAGAGAACTAGAGTCAGATGGAATAGTAAACAGGACCGTATATCCAGAAGTTCCTCCTAGAGTTGAATATAATTTGACAGAGATTGGTGTTAGTCTAGAGCCGATAATAAATGAACTCTTGAATTGGGGAAAGTTCTACGAAAAAATATTGGAAGAAAATGCAATTGATGAAGAAAATTTATTGTAA
- a CDS encoding DNA topoisomerase 3 has product MTKKLVLAEKPSVGRDIARVLNCNKKLGKGAIEGNDYIVTWALGHLVTLARPELYDQKYASWDLNALPMMPEKLKLEVIPKTSGQFKLVKKLMYRKDVTEIIIATDAGREGELVARWIIDMANVKKTLKRLWISSVTDGAIKKGFKNLKDGKEYRSLYKAAVARSEADWFVGLNATRALTTKYNAQLSCGRVQTPTLAMIQAREREIIEFKAVKYWEIDAKSSGITFKWQDKKTNSTRCFNKERIEKIYAGIQNKELEIIKLDEKIKKSYAPELYDLTTLQRDANKLHGFSAKETLKIMQTLYERYKALTYPRTDSRYLTDDIVPTLKERLDAVNNNVYREGVQKAKLNGLKGNKHFVDNKKVSDHHAIIPTEQRIEMSRLEFKERKIYEMVVQRFIEVLLPPYEYSEMVIEAEINGELFKAKSTKTLKKGWKIFSQNSDKNCDVENIKEGMKIRVQNLKRSEHYTQPPARFDEGKLLAAMENPKKYMETNDKSLLKTIGETGGLGTVATRADIIEKLFNTHLIEKRDQKIYITSKGKQLLDLAPKALTSPELTAEWEIKLEQISKNKFDSRKFISEIRAYTSELVKEIKASELSYRHDNMTRQKCPECGKFLLDVSNKHGKALVCQDRECGYKKQLSRVTNARCPECKKKMNMIGEKDNKKFVCPKCGYRESLEHFEKKKNEKKKQMSKKEARNYMKKQQKEEEDFNNPFAALLKNIDVKK; this is encoded by the coding sequence ATGACGAAAAAATTAGTACTAGCAGAAAAACCATCTGTTGGAAGAGATATAGCTAGAGTTTTAAATTGTAACAAAAAATTAGGAAAAGGTGCTATAGAAGGGAACGATTATATTGTCACTTGGGCCCTAGGTCATCTTGTAACACTTGCTAGACCAGAGCTGTATGATCAAAAATATGCATCGTGGGACTTAAATGCACTTCCAATGATGCCGGAAAAGTTAAAATTAGAAGTAATACCAAAGACATCTGGACAATTTAAATTGGTAAAAAAACTTATGTATAGAAAAGATGTAACTGAAATAATAATAGCAACAGATGCTGGTAGAGAAGGAGAGTTGGTAGCAAGGTGGATTATAGACATGGCAAATGTCAAAAAAACTTTGAAGAGACTCTGGATATCATCTGTTACAGACGGTGCAATTAAAAAGGGATTCAAAAACTTAAAAGATGGAAAAGAATATAGGTCGTTATATAAGGCAGCAGTTGCTAGATCAGAAGCTGATTGGTTTGTCGGATTAAATGCAACTAGAGCACTTACGACTAAATACAATGCTCAGCTATCATGTGGTAGAGTTCAAACACCAACACTTGCAATGATACAAGCTAGAGAAAGAGAAATTATTGAATTTAAGGCGGTTAAATATTGGGAAATAGATGCAAAAAGTAGTGGTATAACCTTTAAGTGGCAAGATAAAAAGACTAATTCAACAAGATGTTTTAACAAAGAACGTATAGAAAAAATTTATGCTGGAATACAGAATAAAGAATTAGAGATTATAAAGTTAGATGAAAAAATCAAAAAGAGCTATGCACCAGAATTATATGATTTGACTACTCTTCAGAGAGATGCAAACAAATTGCACGGATTTTCAGCTAAAGAAACTCTTAAGATAATGCAGACTTTATACGAAAGGTATAAAGCACTTACTTATCCAAGGACAGATTCACGTTATTTGACAGATGATATAGTACCAACACTAAAAGAACGATTAGATGCTGTAAATAACAATGTATATAGAGAAGGGGTTCAAAAAGCAAAACTAAATGGGCTTAAGGGAAACAAGCACTTTGTTGATAATAAAAAAGTATCAGACCACCATGCTATTATACCTACAGAGCAGAGAATTGAGATGAGCCGATTAGAGTTTAAAGAGAGGAAAATCTATGAAATGGTGGTTCAAAGATTTATAGAAGTATTGTTACCGCCATATGAATACAGTGAAATGGTTATTGAAGCAGAAATAAATGGTGAATTATTTAAAGCAAAGAGCACAAAAACTCTAAAAAAAGGATGGAAAATCTTTTCTCAAAATTCAGATAAAAATTGCGATGTAGAAAATATTAAAGAGGGCATGAAAATTAGAGTACAGAATTTGAAAAGAAGTGAACATTATACTCAGCCACCAGCAAGGTTTGATGAAGGAAAATTACTTGCTGCAATGGAAAATCCAAAAAAATATATGGAAACCAATGATAAATCATTGCTGAAAACAATTGGAGAAACTGGTGGATTGGGAACGGTTGCTACTAGAGCAGATATAATAGAAAAGTTATTTAATACCCATTTGATAGAAAAACGAGATCAAAAAATATATATAACGTCAAAGGGAAAACAATTATTAGATCTTGCACCAAAGGCATTAACTTCTCCAGAATTAACAGCAGAGTGGGAGATTAAATTAGAACAAATATCTAAAAATAAATTTGATTCACGAAAATTTATAAGTGAAATAAGAGCATATACTTCAGAATTAGTAAAAGAAATTAAAGCAAGTGAATTGAGTTACAGACATGATAATATGACTAGACAGAAATGCCCAGAATGTGGAAAGTTTTTGCTAGATGTGAGCAATAAACATGGAAAGGCACTAGTTTGCCAAGATAGGGAATGTGGTTATAAAAAGCAGCTTTCAAGAGTAACAAATGCAAGATGCCCAGAGTGTAAGAAGAAAATGAATATGATTGGAGAAAAAGACAATAAGAAATTTGTATGTCCGAAGTGTGGATATAGAGAAAGCTTAGAACATTTTGAAAAAAAGAAAAATGAGAAGAAAAAGCAAATGTCGAAAAAAGAAGCTCGAAATTATATGAAGAAACAACAAAAGGAAGAAGAGGACTTTAACAATCCATTTGCAGCACTATTAAAAAACATTGATGTAAAAAAATAA
- a CDS encoding nucleoside hydrolase gives MKGRKVIVDCDPGIDDVLALLLLLRSPEMDVQGITIVGGNVPVELGAKNAQKALEMSGREDIPVYLGDNKPLKRDLVTAQETHGQDGLGENFFEVELKSVKEKSAVEFLVEKFSSEEEVELIALGPLTNIAKSIAQKPKLYEKLNRLVTMGGSFKSHGNCSPVAEYNYWVDPQAANFVYKNIKCPIHMVGLDVTREIVLTPDLREWLNQIDTSLSRFVYDITQFYVDFHWEWEKILGCVINDPLAVAYAINSDFCSGIERFVEIVEDGPAMGQSIVDVEHFYKKESNAKVLTNVDSKAFMKFFMERLFPNEIESLKHLEVI, from the coding sequence ATGAAAGGAAGAAAGGTGATTGTCGATTGCGATCCAGGAATCGATGATGTATTGGCACTATTATTACTACTTAGATCCCCAGAAATGGATGTACAAGGGATTACAATAGTTGGTGGTAATGTTCCAGTTGAATTAGGTGCGAAAAATGCACAAAAAGCATTAGAAATGAGTGGTAGGGAGGATATACCAGTATATCTAGGCGATAATAAACCACTCAAAAGGGATTTAGTAACAGCTCAAGAAACTCATGGACAAGATGGTCTTGGTGAGAATTTCTTTGAAGTTGAATTAAAGTCTGTAAAAGAAAAATCTGCAGTTGAATTTCTAGTTGAAAAATTTTCTTCAGAAGAGGAAGTAGAACTCATAGCATTAGGTCCACTTACAAATATTGCTAAGAGTATTGCTCAAAAGCCAAAATTATATGAAAAATTAAATCGTTTAGTTACTATGGGTGGAAGTTTTAAAAGTCATGGTAATTGTTCACCAGTTGCAGAGTACAATTATTGGGTTGATCCACAGGCGGCAAATTTCGTTTACAAAAATATCAAATGCCCTATACACATGGTTGGATTAGATGTTACAAGAGAGATAGTACTTACTCCTGATTTGAGAGAGTGGCTAAATCAAATTGATACATCACTTTCAAGATTTGTATATGATATTACACAATTTTATGTTGATTTTCATTGGGAATGGGAAAAAATATTGGGGTGTGTAATAAACGACCCTCTAGCAGTTGCATATGCTATAAATAGTGATTTTTGTAGTGGGATTGAGCGATTTGTAGAAATTGTTGAGGATGGCCCGGCTATGGGACAGAGTATTGTTGATGTTGAACATTTTTATAAGAAAGAGTCAAATGCTAAAGTGCTTACCAATGTTGATTCTAAGGCATTTATGAAGTTCTTTATGGAAAGATTGTTTCCAAATGAAATTGAGTCTTTAAAACATTTGGAGGTGATTTAG
- a CDS encoding ECF transporter S component: MRQNNVLKLTLVGMGIALNMMGAFIALNLRLPIYLDSIGTLMVAFLLGPIYGVATGLCGSVISGVTFDIFSLYFAPVQIFTGFLGGYLYKKDWLKGWKIPFGTFFMTIFVSFIGAVIAAYLFGGVTSSGSSYIVAFLSNIGVNKVVSVFIVQFLTDYLDKLVAVILVSTAIVTLPRSMAQRIEGA, encoded by the coding sequence ATGAGACAAAATAATGTATTGAAATTAACATTGGTTGGAATGGGAATTGCGCTTAATATGATGGGTGCATTTATAGCATTGAATCTTAGATTGCCTATATATTTAGATTCTATTGGAACACTGATGGTAGCGTTTTTATTAGGTCCTATTTATGGTGTGGCTACAGGGCTTTGTGGGAGTGTTATAAGTGGTGTAACATTTGATATATTCTCATTGTATTTTGCTCCGGTGCAAATATTCACAGGATTTTTAGGAGGATATTTGTATAAAAAAGATTGGCTTAAAGGCTGGAAGATACCATTTGGAACATTCTTTATGACTATTTTTGTTTCATTTATTGGGGCAGTTATAGCGGCATATCTATTTGGAGGAGTGACATCTTCTGGATCATCGTATATAGTAGCCTTTTTATCAAATATTGGAGTAAACAAAGTGGTTAGTGTATTTATTGTTCAATTTTTGACAGATTATTTAGATAAACTAGTAGCTGTAATCCTAGTATCTACTGCTATAGTTACTTTACCAAGGAGTATGGCTCAAAGAATAGAGGGAGCATAA
- a CDS encoding radical SAM protein: protein MDRYSKIIDKTKREIVLLKGFPCIWGKCSFCDYIDDNSTDKDEMIKINHEVLSNITGEFGILEVINSGSCFELPKETLEEIKEIVESKGIERLFFESHWCYRNKVEEMRDYFDIPITFKIGVESFDYGFRNDFLNKNAKFKTVEELKEYFDSPCLMVGIKGQTKEMIDLDMKILTENFDHGTINIYIENTTPLKRDDDLVRWFLDKYKHLIDHPSYDLLVQNTDFGVGD, encoded by the coding sequence ATGGACAGATATAGTAAAATAATAGATAAAACAAAGAGAGAAATAGTTCTTTTGAAAGGGTTTCCTTGCATTTGGGGCAAATGTTCTTTTTGTGATTATATAGATGATAATTCTACGGATAAAGATGAGATGATTAAAATCAATCACGAGGTATTAAGTAACATAACTGGTGAGTTTGGAATACTTGAAGTAATTAATTCGGGAAGTTGCTTTGAACTACCTAAAGAAACACTCGAAGAAATAAAAGAGATAGTTGAAAGTAAGGGTATTGAAAGGCTCTTTTTTGAAAGCCATTGGTGCTATAGAAATAAGGTAGAAGAGATGAGAGATTATTTTGATATTCCTATTACGTTTAAAATTGGAGTAGAAAGTTTTGATTATGGTTTTAGAAATGACTTTTTGAATAAAAATGCCAAATTTAAAACAGTGGAAGAACTTAAAGAATACTTTGATTCACCTTGTCTTATGGTTGGAATAAAGGGACAAACTAAAGAAATGATAGATTTAGATATGAAGATTTTGACAGAAAATTTTGATCATGGAACTATAAATATTTATATTGAAAATACTACTCCTCTCAAAAGGGATGACGATTTGGTAAGGTGGTTTTTAGATAAGTATAAACATCTTATAGACCACCCATCATATGATTTGCTAGTTCAAAACACTGATTTTGGAGTAGGGGACTGA
- a CDS encoding MATE family efflux transporter → MENYDFTKGDLKAQILKIAIPASIGMFFQTMFNFVDTYFAGKINPDALAGLTLSFPIFFIIISISYGMSTGLTALLSNALGKKETNRYQLLSYNGFLLSFILALITTIVGLKLSPILFKLFNPSDLALDYGLRYTNTIFLGSFFFFSTSTINSLLNSVGETKFYRNYLILGFLLNCILDPMFIYGWWFIPKLDALGVALATIIIQIVGTIYLLYKLISINIVDFKSFNFSVFKLEPILAVLKQGLPASFNMMTIALGSFVINYFITHYGSMSAVAGYGAALRIEQVGLLPTFGFNVAALSISGQNSGAGNYRRVQELYHKCLKYGVSIMILATLIIYPLANFWVSLINSSSEVIGYGSSYLKIEAIAFTTYVFLSISVSILQGLKFPFYALYIGIYRQLIMPIIVFYILGTSLNMGLSGIWWGIVIINWSAVLITMIYTRRKLNFYLELEK, encoded by the coding sequence ATGGAAAATTATGATTTTACTAAAGGCGATTTAAAAGCACAAATATTAAAAATAGCTATTCCAGCAAGTATAGGTATGTTTTTTCAAACCATGTTTAATTTCGTAGATACTTATTTTGCGGGGAAAATAAATCCCGATGCTTTAGCCGGCTTGACTCTATCTTTTCCTATATTTTTTATAATAATATCTATAAGTTACGGTATGAGCACTGGTCTAACAGCTCTTCTTTCAAATGCTTTGGGTAAAAAAGAAACAAATAGATATCAGTTATTGTCCTATAATGGTTTTTTACTAAGTTTCATTTTAGCTTTAATTACCACTATTGTAGGATTAAAATTGTCTCCTATTCTTTTTAAATTGTTTAATCCATCAGATTTAGCTCTAGACTATGGGCTACGATATACAAACACTATATTTTTAGGAAGCTTTTTCTTTTTTAGTACATCTACTATAAACTCTCTTTTAAATTCCGTAGGTGAAACTAAATTTTATAGAAACTACTTGATACTAGGTTTCTTGCTCAACTGCATTTTAGACCCTATGTTTATATATGGATGGTGGTTCATTCCCAAGTTAGATGCTCTTGGTGTAGCTCTCGCTACCATTATAATACAAATCGTCGGAACTATTTATCTGCTTTACAAGTTGATTTCAATAAACATAGTTGATTTCAAATCCTTTAACTTTTCTGTATTCAAATTAGAACCAATACTAGCCGTATTAAAACAAGGTCTTCCCGCTAGTTTTAATATGATGACCATTGCTCTCGGTTCTTTTGTAATAAACTATTTCATAACACACTATGGTTCTATGAGTGCTGTAGCTGGGTATGGCGCCGCACTTAGAATAGAACAAGTAGGACTTCTTCCAACTTTCGGATTTAATGTCGCCGCACTATCTATCTCTGGTCAAAATAGTGGTGCTGGAAATTATAGGAGAGTTCAGGAATTGTATCATAAATGCCTAAAATATGGAGTATCTATAATGATATTAGCTACACTCATAATATATCCTCTAGCTAATTTTTGGGTAAGTCTAATAAACTCATCATCAGAAGTAATAGGTTACGGCAGTAGCTATTTAAAAATTGAAGCTATAGCATTTACTACTTATGTATTCTTAAGTATCTCTGTATCTATACTTCAAGGCTTAAAGTTTCCATTCTACGCACTTTATATAGGTATTTATCGCCAATTAATAATGCCTATAATTGTTTTTTATATTCTAGGTACTAGCTTAAATATGGGCTTAAGTGGTATTTGGTGGGGAATTGTAATAATAAACTGGTCAGCAGTTTTAATCACTATGATATATACCAGACGAAAGCTTAATTTCTATCTTGAACTTGAAAAATAA